The Oryza glaberrima chromosome 9, OglaRS2, whole genome shotgun sequence genome includes a window with the following:
- the LOC127784415 gene encoding 60S ribosomal protein L7a-2 produces the protein MAPKRGGRAPVPAKKKTEKVTNPLFEKRPKQFGIGGALPPKKDLHRFVKWPKVVRIQRQRRILKQRLKVPPALNQFTRTLDKNLATNLFKMLLKYRPEDKAAKKERLLKRAQAEAEGKTVEAKKPIVVKYGLNHVTYLIEQSKAQLVVIAHDVDPIELVVWLPALCRKMEVPYCIVKGKARLGSIVHKKTASVLCLTTVKNEDKLEFSKILEAIKANFNDKFDEVRKKWGGGVMGSKSQAKTKAREKLLAKEAAQRMT, from the exons ATG GCACCGAAGCGAGGCGGCagggcgccggtgccggcgaagaagaagacT GAGAAGGTGACCAACCCGCTGTTCGAGAAGAGGCCGAAGCAGttcggcatcggcggcgcgcTGCCGCCCAAGAAGGATCTGCACAGGTTCGTGAAGTGGCCCAAGGTGGTGCGCATCCAGCGCCAGCGCCGCATCCTCAAGCAGCGCCTCAAGGTTCCCCCGGCGCTCAACCAGTTCACCCGCACCCTCGACAAGAACCTCG CAACCAACCTGTTTAAGATGCTTCTCAAGTACCGCCCTGAGGACAAGGCTGCCAAGAAGGAGAGGCTTTTGAAGAGGGCCCAGGCTGAGGCTGAAGGGAAAACCGTTGAGGCCAAGAAGCCAATTGTTGTGAAGTATGGTCTTAACCACGTGACTTACCTCATTGAGCAG AGCAAGGCCCAGCTGGTTGTCATCGCTCATGATGTTGATCCAATTGAGCTGGTTGTGTGGCTTCCAGCCCTGTGCAGGAAGATGGAGGTCCCTTACTGCATCGTTAAGGGCAAAGCTCGCCTTGGATCG ATTGTTCACAAGAAGACTGCATCTGTTCTGTGCTTGACCACTGTCAAGAACGAGGACAAGCTTGAGTTCAGCAAGATCTTGGAGGCCATCAAG GCGAACTTCAACGACAAGTTCGACGAGGTCAGGAAGAAGTGGGGAGGCGGCGTCATGGGCTCCAAGTCGCAGGCGAAGACCAAGGCCAGGGAAAAGCTTCTCGCTAAGGAGGCCGCCCAGCGGATGACCTAA
- the LOC127783655 gene encoding protein SMALL AUXIN UP-REGULATED RNA 9-like yields the protein MAEKKLAMAERGRRGLIMKTLDRCRPPAWRRPAEGCLSVYVGAARQRFVVRTASVNHPLFRPLLEEAEEAFGYAAAGPLQLPCDAAVFARVLEQIEEEEEETAAAGDVAARRCGLAARGHSAYRLLVPGGRPALAGRS from the coding sequence ATGGCCGAGAAGAAGCTGGCAATGGCGGAGAGAGGGCGGAGGGGCCTGATCATGAAGACGCTGGACCggtgccggccgccggcgtggaggaggccggcggaggGGTGCCTCTCGGTGTacgtcggcgcggcgcggcagcggttcGTCGTCCGGACGGCGAGCGTGAACCACCCGCTGTTCCGGCCGCTgctggaggaggccgaggaggcgtTCGGgtacgcggcggcggggccgctgCAGCTGCCGTGCGACGCCGCCGTGTTCGCCAGGGTGCTGGagcagatcgaggaggaggaggaggagacggcggccgccggcgacgtggcggcgaggaggtgcggCCTCGCCGCCAGAGGGCACTCCGCCTACCGGCTGCTCGTCCCCGGCGGCCGGCCTGCCCTCGCCGGCCGGTCGTAG
- the LOC127783653 gene encoding uncharacterized protein LOC127783653, whose protein sequence is MATMASSGAAAAAMAVFLAMALVLSGTEARFLSNNITVVGSVYCDACSNNTFSKHSFFLKGARVLIQCSFKVNSTMAEELSLEAERTTDQNGVYKLDVPAAGGFDCREGHDLRSACRATLVRSSSAACNVPGLRGSTQHIALRSRATNACFLNLNALNFRPAKRDAALCHGGDGGGAAFGSSLFFWPFLPLFWPPYRLPGGGGGTVSFPWPFPVPDWLVPFLRPPFLPFTLYQPAPAGSAPPPFYRFPPSQEASPSQP, encoded by the exons ATGGCGACAATGGCGAGctcaggagcagcagcagcagccatggcCGTGTTCTTGGCAATGGCGCTGGTGTTGAGTGGCACTGAGGCCAGGTTCCTGTCCAACAACATCACTGTGGTTGGCTCTGTCTACTGTGATGCCTGCTCCAACAACACTTTCTCCAAGCACAGCTTCTTCTTGAAGG GGGCCAGGGTGCTGATCCAGTGCAGCTTCAAGGTGAACTCCACCATGGCCGAGGAGCTGTCCCTGGAGGCGGAGCGCACCACGGACCAGAACGGCGTGTACAAGCTCGacgtgccggccgccggcggcttcGACTGCCGGGAGGGCCACGACCTCCGGTCGGCGTGCCGCGCCACGCTCGTCcggagctcctccgccgcctgcaaCGTCCCGGGCCTCCGGGGATCCACGCAGCACATCGCCCTCCGCTCCCGCGCCACCAACGCCTGCTTCCTCAACCTCAACGCGCTCAACTTCCGCCCCGCCAAGCGCGACGCCGCGCTCTgccacggcggcgatggcggcggcgccgcgttcGGCTCGTCGCTCTTCTTCTGGCCGTTCTTGCCGCTCTTCTGGCCGCCGTACCGGctcccgggcggcggcggcgggacggtgTCGTTCCCGTGGCCGTTCCCCGTGCCGGACTGGCTGGTGCCATTCCTGCGGCCGCCGTTCTTGCCATTCACGTTGTaccagccggcgccggcgggctccgcgccgccgccgttctacCGCTTCCCGCCTTCCCAAGAAGCATCACCATCTCAGCCTTAG
- the LOC127784219 gene encoding bidirectional sugar transporter SWEET11-like, translating to MDHLWASVFGILGNIVSFLVFLAPMPTFLRVYRKKSTEGFSSVPYVVALFSCTLWILYAMVKTNSSPLLTINAFGCVVEAAYIAVYLVYAPRPARLRALASFLLLNVAAFSLVVVVTVAAVAQPHRVRVLGSICLAFSMAVFVAPMSVIMVVIKTKSAEFMPFSLSFFLTLSAVAWFSYGLFTNDLYVTLPNVGGFFFGCVQMALYFKYRKPNTAAGGVMILPTTAAAAAVDGAVAEPAAAAQQLAEELEMELAAAGAHAVAVLPASALPVLAELHKMEQEIGTPRKGATKTV from the exons atgGATCACCTTTGGGCCTCTGTCTTTGGGATTCTTG GAAACATCGTCTCATTCCTGGTTTTCCTCGCACCGAT GCCGACGTTCCTGAGGGTGTACAGGAAGAAGTCGACGGAGGGGTTCAGCTCGGTGCCGTACGTGGTGGCGCTCTTCAGCTGCACGCTGTGGATACTGTACGCCATGGTGAAGACCAACTCCAGCCCCCTCCTCACCATCAACGCCTTCGGCTGCGTCGTCGAGGCCGCCTACATCGCCGTCTACCTCGTCTACGCCCCCAGGCCGGCCAGGCTCAGGGCgctcgcctccttcctcctcctcaacgtcgccgccttctccctcgtcgtcgtcgtcaccgtcgccgccgtcgcccagccCCACCGCGTCAGGGTGCTCGGCTCCATCTGCCTCGCCTTCTCCATGGCCGTCTTCGTCGCCCCCATGAGCGTCATC ATGGTGGTGATCAAGACGAAAAGCGCGGAGTTCATGCCGTTCTCgctctccttcttcctcacgcTCAGCGCCGTCGCCTGGTTCTCCTACGGCCTCTTCACCAACGACCTCTACGTCACG CTTCCAAACGTGGGAGGCTTCTTCTTCGGCTGCGTCCAGATGGCGCTCTACTTCAAATACCGGAAGCCCAAtacggctgccggcggcgtgaTGATcctgccgacgacggcggctgcggcggcggtcgacggcgccgtggctgagcctgcggcggcggcgcagcagctggCGGAGGAGCTGGAGATGGAGCTCGCGGCCGCAGGCGCGCACGCGGTGGCCGTGCTGCCAGCGAGCGCGCTGCCCGTGCTGGCCGAGCTGCACAAGATGGAGCAGGAGATCGGGACGCCGCGCAAGGGCGCCACCAAGACCGTCTGA
- the LOC127784885 gene encoding probable protein S-acyltransferase 7 — protein sequence MYVPPSRGGGGGAAGGGEQPRVYQVWRGSNEFFLQGRFIFGPDVRSLFLTIFLILAPVLVFCIFVARHLINDFPDHWGVSVMVVVVVFTIYDLTLLLLTSGRDPGIIPRNTHPPEPESIDGGSDMGNGQTPQQLRLPRTKDVFVNGVIVKVKYCDTCMLYRPPRCSHCSICNNCVERFDHHCPWVGQCIGRRNYRFFYMFVFSTTLLCLYVFGFCWVYIVKIRDAENSTIWKAMLKTPASIVLIIYCFICVWFVGGLSVFHFYLMSTNQTTYENFRYRYDRRANPYNRGMVNNFLEIFCTAIPPSKNNFRARVPVDQGLQQTRTPARGFMSPNMGKPVGDLELGRKPVSWDEPRSAADIRDLEVGLGGLLDEKEGRIAHASPDLSLPGELVEGRAGMHSRRSSWGHRSGTSESMDSIAVQMGTEANWGSISSGHGTTSSTH from the exons ATGTACGTGCCCCcgtcccgcggcggcgggggaggcgcggctggcggcggcgagcagcctAGGGTTTACCAAGTTTGGCGGGGAAGCAAC GAGTTTTTCTTGCAAGGCCGGTTCATTTTTGGACCAGATGTGAGATCTTTGTTTCTCACTATATTCCTCATTCTTGCACCAGTATTAGTCTTCTGTATATTTGTGGCTAGACATCTGATCAATGACTTCCCTGATCACTGGGGAGTTTCAGTTATGGTCGTAGTGGTTGTCTTCACAATATAT GATTTGACATTGCTGCTTCTTACCTCTGGTAGAGATCCTGGTATAATACCACGTAATACTCACCCACCTGAGCCTGAATCGATTGATGGAGGCAGTGATATGGGAAATGGACAGACTCCACAACAACTACGTTTACCACGCACGAAGGATGTTTTCGTTAATGGAGTCATTGTGAAGGTCAAATACTGTGATACCTGCATGCTGTACCGGCCACCTCGATGCTCTCACTGTTCTATATGTAATAACTGTGTGGAGCGTTTTGATCATCACTGCCCTTGGGTTGGGCAATGCATTGGAAGG CGAAATTACCGATTCTTCTACATGTTTGTATTCTCAACCACATTGCTGTGCCTCTATGTCTTCGGCTTCTGTTGGGTGTACATTGTTAAAATAAGAGATGCTGAAAATTCAACGATATGGAAAGCAATGTTAAAGACACCGGCATCAATTGTCCTGATCATCTACTGCTTTATTTGCGTGTGGTTCGTTGGTGGTCTGTCTGTCTTTCATTTCTACCTGATGAGCACCAATCAG ACAACCTATGAGAACTTTAGGTATCGGTACGATCGGCGGGCTAACCCATATAACAGAGGTATGGTGAACAACTTTCTGGAGATCTTCTGCACTGCAATTCCTCCTTCCAAGAACAATTTCCGAGCTAGGGTCCCAGTGGATCAAGGTTTACAACAAACACGCACGCCTGCTAGGGGTTTCATGAGCCCGAACATGGGTAAACCAGTTGGAGATCTTGAATTGGGTAGGAAACCCGTATCATGGGATGAGCCTCGGTCAGCAGCAGATATCAGAGATTTGGAAGTTGGCCTTGGGGGTCTTTTGGATGAGAAAGAGGGTAGAATAGCCCATGCATCCCCAGATCTTTCTCTTCCGGGTGAGCTTGTGGAAGGTAGGGCTGGTATGCATTCGAGACGATCAAGTTGGGGTCACAGAAGCGGAACCTCAGAGTCGATGGACAGCATCGCTGTGCAAATGGGAACCGAAGCTAACTGGGGTTCAATCAGCAGCGGCCATGGTACCACCAGTTCAACTCACTAG